The sequence below is a genomic window from Deltaproteobacteria bacterium.
ACACGTTGGTCATGGCCAGGCGCAGATCGTTGTCCTCGGTGGTTCCGTGGCCAACGAGCAGGCGCGTGCGGTTGACCACGCTGTCCATGGCGTAGGCGTCGATGATCATGTTGGCGAGAATCTCGAGGTGTTGTTGCTTGTCCTTGAGCGAGTCGAGGCCGCGCTCGATCAGCAATCGCGCCGTGTAGGCGATCACCCGCTTGGCGACTTCGGCGCAGCGGATCTCGCGCCGCAGCGGACCCTCGACGGCCGGCGGCCACGCCGCATGATCGGCGACTTCCCGCTCCACCTGTTGCAGGAAGTCGGGGTATGGCAGACGCCCCGTGCCGATACGCTTCACCAGCGTCGCCGGAATGATCAGCCGATTGATCTCGTTCGTGCCCTCAAAGATGCGATTGATCCGCGAGTCGCGGTAGTGACGCTCGACCGGATAGTCGGCGGTGAAGCCGTAGCCGCCGAGGATCTGGAGCGACTCGTCGGCGACGAAGTCGAGCGTCTCGGTGCCGAACACTTTCAGGATCGACGCCTCGATGGTGTACTCCTCGATCGCTTCTTCCACGAGCCGGCGACTGGCATCGGGCGCGTTCTTGTCGATCGCCGCGGCCGCGTCGTCCATCAGACCCGCGGTGCGATAGCTCATGCTGTCGGCGACGTAAATGCGCGTGGCCATGTCCGCCAACTTGCGCTGGATCATCCCAAAGCTGGCGATCGCGCGGCCGTGCTGGTGGCGCTCACCCGCGTACGCAAGCGCGATGCGGAGACAATCCTTGGCCGCTCCGCCGGCGCCCGCGCCGAGTTTGAAGCGACCGATGTTCAGAATGTTGAAAGCGATCTTGTGACCACGGCCAATCTCGCCGAGCACGTGTTCGGCGGGAACCAGCGCATCCTCGAGAATGAGCTGTCGGGTCGATGAACCGCGAATGCCGAGCTTGTGCTCCTCCGGGCCCGTGCTAACGCCTGGTGTCGTCCGCTCCACGAGAAAGGCGGTGAACTTCTCGCCGTCCACTTTGGCGAACACTGTGAATAGATCGGCGAAGCCGGCGTTGGTGATGAACTGCTTGGTGCCGCTGAGGCGGTAGGCGCCGCCGCCCGGTTCGAGCACGGCGCGGGTTTTCGCTGCGAGCGCGTCACTGCCGGCTTGCGGCTCGGTAAGCGCATATGCAGCGAGCCACTCGCCGGTGGCGAGCTTGGGAAGGTAGCGCTGCTTCTGCGCTTCGGTGCCGTAGTAGACGATCGGCAGCGTACCGATACCGGTGTGCGCCCCCCACGACACGCTAAACGACGCGCACAGCGCGCCGCGCTCCGACACCAACATCGACGTCGTCTTGCGCAGCCCGAGCCCACCGTACGACTCGGGGATGTCGACCATGAGGAGTCCAAGCTCGCCGGCGCGCTTGAGCAGCGCGGGCAAGAGGCCTTCCTTCTTCGCTTCGATCTCGTCGAGTTTGGGTAAGACCTCGTCGCGCACAAACGCCTCAGCGGTTGTGGCATAGAGGAGATCGTCTTCAGTAAAGTCGGCACCAGTGAACTGCGGCGTCGAGCCGATCGGGGTTACGAGCCAGCTCCCACCAGGTACTGCGCTCATATTCACCTCCCTCGCTGGTCTACGCCGGTGGCGTGCGACGCACAAGCGTGCGGGGTCCCGAGCAAGGGGTGGATGGCGTCCCTTCATCCCGGGAGAAAGCCGCGCCTTCTTGAATCAGTTCCCGTCCAAATCCTTTCCAATCGCCTTCTCCAGGTGTGTCAGCGTCGAGCGCGCGGCGAAGACCGTGTCGAGGTAGTCGGTTTGTGTCGAGGTGTACGTCCGTTCGGCGTCCAGCAACTCGATCAGCGAGGCGGCGCCGATGCGATACGACGCCTCGGCGGCATCGACGGTGATCTTGGCGCGATCCAGGTAGCCACCTTCAAATGTCTGCTGCAACCGCTGCGCGGCGCGGTACGCAGCGACCGTCGTTTGTACTTCCTGCGCGATGTCCAAGCGCAGACGCACCAGCCTGTTGTCGGCTTGGCGCAAAGCGATATCCGCCTTCGCGATCTGCGCTTGGTTTTGATTGAACAGCGGCAGCGGAACGCTGAAGCCAAAACCCAAAGTGTTGCGATTGTCGCCGCTGGTTACGAACTGACTGCGGGTGTAGTCGACCCCGACACTCACGTCGGGATAGCGTTCGCGCCGTGCCAGCTCCAGCGCAGAAGCCGCCTGCTCTCGTTCGTGCTGCAGCGCGGCCCAGTCGGCGCGATTGGCAAATGCCGCCGCGAGCAGATCCGCACCTTCGATCATGGCCGGCGGCGCCGCGAATTGCCCACTTGCCGCGACGGCTGACCCGATACCGAGTAAGCGGCCAAGTAACTCGCGGCTCTCCACCAACCCGCGCTGCGCGTCCGCCACCTGCGCATGATACTTGAGCTGTTCGAGCTGAATTTTGCGCAACTCCGCTTCGGAGATATCGCCACTCTCGAAGCGCCGTTCGTTGAGCGACACGATCTCCTGGTAGCGCTTCTGGTTGTCCAATACGAAAGCGAGTTGCCGCTCGTCGTGCAATGAATCGTAGAACGCGACCTTCACCGCCGCGCGCAACTGGCGCAGCGTATCGCGGGCTTCCGCTTGCGCCGTCACCACGCCGGCCTCGGCCCCGGCGATGCGCAGATCGCGCTTGCCCCACAATACGAGCGGCTGATCGATGCGCACCGTACCGCCCACAGTCTCGCCGGTCGACAAGCCAGCCGGATTGGTGTGCCCGACCGCAAAGTTGTTGGCATCGAGGCTCAACGACGGATTGGGAAACAACTTCGCGCCCAAGTGCTCCGCCTGCGCGGCCTCTACCTGCAATCGCGCACCCAGGTTGTCCGGATTCTGTGATGCCAGGAGATCCAACGCCTCAGGGAGCGTCACCGTCCGCGCTGCAAGTTCTTCATCGGCACGCACGACGGCCGACGCCAGCAACACGACTGCCACAACGGCCAGGACCGGCGTGTGCTGTCGACTCATACCATGACCTCCGCACCAACTTCGGAGGGCTGCGGCGCGAAGCGCTCACGAATCCGCGCCGCCCAGTAGTAGCTCACGGGCAGGACAATCAATGTCAGAATGGCAGCCGAGATGGTGCCGCCGACGACCACGACCGCCAATGGTCGCTGCGTTTCGCTACCGATCGCATGCGAAAACGCGGCGGGCAGCAGACCGAGCGACGCCAGCAATGCGGTCATCAACACCGCACGCAAGCGGTCGTGCACGCCCGCAACCACCGCATCGTAGAGCGTGCCGGTCTGTTCGCGCCGCCGGGCGCGAATCGCGGCGACTACGAGCACGCCGTTGAGCACCGCTTGCCCGAGCAACGCGATGAACCCCACCGCCGCGGCAACCGACAGGGTCATTTGCGCCAGCGCCAAACCGAGCACGCCGCCGATAAGAGCGAACGGCGCGTTGAGCAGGATCAACGTCGCATCCCACACCGATCCGAAGGCGGAAAACAGCAGCAAGAACGTGATGAGCAGCGCCAACGGGATCACCAGCCGCAAGCGGGCCATCGCGCGCTGTTGATTCTCGAACTCGCCGCCCCAGGTCAGCTCGTAGCCGGGAGGCAGGGGCACCGCCGCGTTCACTTTCGCGCTGGCTTCCTCGACGAACGAACCGAGATCTCGTCCACGGACGTTCATGCGCACGCCGACGTAGCGCCGGCCATTCTCTCGTGTGATTGCGGCGCGCCCCAGGCCCATCTGCACGTCGGCCACGGCGGAGAGCGGAATCAGGGCACCGTCCTTCAACGGCAGCATGACTTTGCGGATCACGCTCGCATCCTGCCGGGTCGCGGGCGGCAAACGCACCGTCACGTCGAAGCGCCGCTCGCCGTCCCACAACTCGGCGGCGAGTCGCCCGCCCATCGCCGTTTCGATGTAGTCTTGCACATCGGCGAGATCGAGGTCGTAGCGCGCCAGCGCCTGACGATCGATACGGATCGCGACTTGCGGCAGCTCGCCCGACTTCACGATGCCGAGATCGGCGACACCGGGGACGCCGGCGATCGCGTCCTTCGCACGCTCCGCGGCGTCTTGCAGCGTCTGCAGGTCGTCGCCATAGATCTTCAAGGCAATCTGGCCGAACTGGCCCGAGATGTTTTCGCTCACATTGTCGCGAATCGGCTGCGACATGTTGAATTCGATACCCGGCACTTCCTGCAGTTGCGTCGCGGCATCGGCAACCAGATCTTCCAGACTGTGCAGCCCAGGCCGCCACTGATCGAGGGGCTTGAGCTTGACGAAGATTTCAAGATTGTTCGGCAACGTCGGATCAGTTCCATCTTCCGGACGGCCGAGTTGACTGAGGCACTCGGTGACCTCGGGCACTCGCCCGAGCAAGGCCTTCAGACGCGGCACCATGCGCCGGCCCTCGCTCAGCGACATATTGCTCGGCAAGGTGAAGGTGACGTAGAGCGCCCCCTCGTTCAGCTCGGGGAGAAACTCGGAGCCGAGTCGCGGCAAAAGAATTCCGGCGGCCAGCAGCGAGCCGATTGCCAGCGTCAGCACCGGCAGCGGATTGCTCATCGCGAAATTGAGCACCGGGTCGTACAGGCGCCGAGCATAGACGAGCAGCGGCGACTCGCGATGGCGACGCGGCCGACGCAACGCGTAGTAGGCCAACACCGGCACCAACGTGAAACTCACCAGCAGCGCCCCCAACAAGGCGCTGACGACGGTGTGCGCCATCGGCGCGAAGATGCGCCCCTCGACCCGCTGCAACGAGAAGATCGGCAGATACGCGGCGATGATGATGAGCAACGCGAACAGCGTCGGCGTCGCCACTTCGCGCGCCGCTTCATAGATCCGGTTCGCCACCGTCTCGCCGCTCCCGAGTTCTCCCGTCGCAGCGCGATGAAAGAGATGCTCGACGAGGATGACCGCACCATCGACGATTATGCCGAAGTCCACTGCACCCATCGACAGCAGATTGGCCGACATGCCGCACGCGTAGAGATAGAGGAACGAAGTCGCCAGCGACAACGGGATCACCAGCGCCACGATCAACGAGGCACGCACGGACAGGGTGAACAAGAAGAGGACGATCGTGACCAATGCCGCGCCTTCCGCCAAGTTGCGGAACACAGTTTTCAGCGTGGTGTTGACGAGATCCGTGCGGTCGTAAAACGGGTTGAGGTGCACGTCCTTCGGCAGGATACGGTCATTGAGATCGGCGACGCGCTCGCGCAGCGCTTGCAAGACCACCGTGGGATTCTCGCCCCGCCGCATCAACACGATGCCTTCGATCGCGTCCTCGTTGCTACCGCGACTGACGACGCCTTGGCGCGGCGCGAAGCCTTCACTCACGATTGCGATGTCCCGCACCGCAACCGGCACTCCGTCATGGAACGCCACCCGCACCTGCTCGATGTCGCTCACGTCGTTCAAGATGCCGAGGCTGCGGATCACGAAGGTCTCCGCCCCGCGTTCGACGTAGCCGCCGGTCGCGTTGCGGCTGCTCTTCTTCAGCGCGTCGAATACGTCCGACAGCCCGACGCCCAACGCCGCCATCCGGATCGGGTCGGGCTGCACGTGAATCTCGCGCACCAAGCCGCCGTACGACACCACATCCGCCACGCCGGGTACCTGCAACAACTGCGGCCGCACCACCCAGTCTTGCAGCGTCCGCAGCGTCCTCGGATCGGTGTGGCTGCCGTCGAGGGTGTAGCGATAGACTTCGCCGATGGGCGTCGCCTGCGGCCCCAGCGCCGGCTGAATCCCCTCGGGCAGCTCCGCTTGCGCCACGCGTTCGAGTACGCGCTGGCGTGCCTGAGTCGGGTCAACGCCATCGCCGAACGTGAGCGTGACGAACGACATTCCAAACAGCGAGATGCTGCGCAGCCGAAACAGGCCAGGCGTACCGTTGAGTGTGCGTTCAAGCGGAATGGAGACTCGCCGCTCCACTTCTTCGGTCGGTTGGCCGGGAAACAGGGTGATGACCTGGACCTGCGTATCGGTGGGGTCGGGGAAGGCCTCGACGGTGAGATTGCGGAAGGAGTAGTAGCCGCCGGCCGCGATGGTCACCGCCAGCACGATCGCCGACAAGCGGTTGCGCAGCGAGTAGTGCAGGAGTCGGTCGAGCATCGGATCGTGCCGCCGGCGTGCGCTCAGTGGGCGAGCGCGCTGGCGTTGTCGAGAAGGATGGCGCCGTCTTCAACGATCTGCTCGTTGCCACTCAACCCCGCGAGCACCAACACGCTCCCGTCGCGCGCCGAGCCGGTCGTCACTTCACGGCGCGTGAAGTGTCCGTGCCCGTCGTGGACATAGACGTACTGGTGAGCGCCGTCGGTGACCATCGCTGACATCGGCACCTTCACTGCACCTTCATGGGCCGCCACCGTGAAACGCACCTGCGCGTACATGTTGGGCCGCAACCGCCCGTCAAGATTCGGCACCCGCAACCGCACGGGAATGGTGTGTCGCACCGGATCGACCACCGATGAGACCATCTCGACGACGCCTTCAATGGTGCCGCCGGGCAGCGATGGACTGATCACGCGCGCGGCGGCGCCTTCCCGCACATCGACGGCGTCGGCCTCGAATAGGTCGGCGACCACCCACACCGTCGAGAGATCCGCGATCACGATCAACGACGTGCCGCTCTCCGGCGATACTTCCTGCGCCGGCAAAACGTTCTTCTCCACCACCACGCCGTCGCTCGGCGCGGCGATCAGGAACTCGTTGTCGACGCGAGTGGAGACCTTGAGCGAATCGAGCTTCGCGACTTCCAAATGATACGCCACCTCGGCCTTGCGGAAGCGCTGATCGGCCGTCAGCAGCTCTTTGGTCGGGAGCGCGCGGGCGGTCACCATCGCCTGGATGCGCGCGCGCTCCGCCTTGGCCGCTTCGAGATCGACTGCGGCTCGGTCCTTGTGCGCACGCAGTTCGGCAATGCCCGGACTCGCAACCGACAACAACGGATCGCCACTCTTGACGCGCTGACCAAGATCGACCAGCACCGAACCGACGCGGCCGGCAATCGGCGCGCCGACGCGATACGAGTGGGTCTCATCGATCCGCACGCGGGCCGGGACGAGATCGCTCCAGTAGTCGGTGGCAACCTCCGGATTCCCGAGTTTCAGAACTTGCCACTGCGGCGCATCCACCGTCAGCGCGATCCCGTCGTCAGTAACCGAGATTCCGGAGGGCTGGGCCGCCAGCGGCGGCGGCTTGCGCGCAAACGAGGCGGCCAACCAAATCGCCACACCACTCAGGCCGACCGCTACTACCAACGCGGTGCGTGGACTGCGTCGCCGTCCGCCCTCTGGTTCCCCAATCGTCGATGCACTGCCCACGTAGCCTAGTCCTCTCACTGTTGCAGCCGGTCCGCCTACCACGACGCCCCGGGCTTGAATGTGATTGGACGCGAGTCAAACCCGAAAATTCGACGCCAAACAAAGCGTCCTCGTCCCCTCTCGCTCGTCACGAAGCACTGTGCTCTAGTGCCTTCCCTCAACCACGTCTGAGGAGGGGACCCCGTGGATCTCAAGATTGTCGATCAGTTACTCACCACCACGCGCTCGGTGCGCAAGCGTTTGGATTTCCAGCGGCCGGTCGACCTGGCCACTCTGCAGCGTTGCCTCGAAATCGCCATGCAGGCGCCGACCGGATCGAACAGCCAAGGGTGGCACTTCCTCGTGATCACCGATGCGGCCAAACGCCAAGGCCTCGCCGATCTCTATCGGCGGGCGTTCGACGGCTATCGCCAGATGTCCGCCGCGTCGCCGCAATTGCAAGAGGGCGATCCGCGCCGCGCGCAAACATTGCGCATCGTCGACTCGGCCAGCTACCTCGCCGAGCATCTGCACGAAGCACCGGTGATGGTCGTGCCGTGCATCGAAGGTCGGGTCGAGAATGCCGGGGTACTCGCGCAAGCGTCGATCTACGGGTCCATCTTGCCGGCGGTGTGGTCGTTGATGCTGGCGTTGCGCGCCCGTGGTCTGGGATCAGCGTGGACGACGCTCCATCTCATGTTCGAACAAGACGCCGCCGCGCTGCTCAACCTGCCGGCGACCATGACGCAAACCGCGCTGCTACCGGTCGCGCACTTCACCGGCACAGACTTCAAACCGGCCAAGCGGCTTCCCGCTAGCAACCACATCCATTGGAATGGCTGGGAACAACGGCGAGGAATTTGAGATTGCGGATTGTCGATTGCGGATTCGTTGATCCGATCCTTCAATCCGCAATCCACAATCCAAAATCCGCAATCACCAATGGTTCGCTTCGAACTCCTTCCCGATCAGCCGCATGTGGCGCTGGTTACCATCGACCGGCCTGCACGCGGGAACTCGCTCGATCCGCCGACGCTCCGTGAGCTGGCCGCCGCATGGCGGCGTATCGCGGACGATCCGGAGATCCGTTGCGCGGTGCTAACCGGCGCCGGTGAGCGCGTCTTCTGTTCGGGAATGGACATGACGACGACGATCCCCGCGGCCCAACGGCTGGCGCGCGGCGAGCGAGTCGACGACGAAACGTTCGAGGGCTTGCGCAGCGTTGCCACCGCGCTGCTGGCCGGCTTCGATCTGCAGACACCGCTGGTGTGTGCGATCAACGGCCACGCCCGCGCCGGCGGCTTCGATCTCATGCTCGCATCCGAGATCCGCTTCGCTGT
It includes:
- a CDS encoding acyl-CoA dehydrogenase family protein; amino-acid sequence: MSAVPGGSWLVTPIGSTPQFTGADFTEDDLLYATTAEAFVRDEVLPKLDEIEAKKEGLLPALLKRAGELGLLMVDIPESYGGLGLRKTTSMLVSERGALCASFSVSWGAHTGIGTLPIVYYGTEAQKQRYLPKLATGEWLAAYALTEPQAGSDALAAKTRAVLEPGGGAYRLSGTKQFITNAGFADLFTVFAKVDGEKFTAFLVERTTPGVSTGPEEHKLGIRGSSTRQLILEDALVPAEHVLGEIGRGHKIAFNILNIGRFKLGAGAGGAAKDCLRIALAYAGERHQHGRAIASFGMIQRKLADMATRIYVADSMSYRTAGLMDDAAAAIDKNAPDASRRLVEEAIEEYTIEASILKVFGTETLDFVADESLQILGGYGFTADYPVERHYRDSRINRIFEGTNEINRLIIPATLVKRIGTGRLPYPDFLQQVEREVADHAAWPPAVEGPLRREIRCAEVAKRVIAYTARLLIERGLDSLKDKQQHLEILANMIIDAYAMDSVVNRTRLLVGHGTTEDNDLRLAMTNVFVASANERVIDGARRILVNEFEGDELRKHLALEAIVPHMPIRTIAVKTRISEALVARGLGPVFLR
- a CDS encoding TolC family protein; protein product: MSRQHTPVLAVVAVVLLASAVVRADEELAARTVTLPEALDLLASQNPDNLGARLQVEAAQAEHLGAKLFPNPSLSLDANNFAVGHTNPAGLSTGETVGGTVRIDQPLVLWGKRDLRIAGAEAGVVTAQAEARDTLRQLRAAVKVAFYDSLHDERQLAFVLDNQKRYQEIVSLNERRFESGDISEAELRKIQLEQLKYHAQVADAQRGLVESRELLGRLLGIGSAVAASGQFAAPPAMIEGADLLAAAFANRADWAALQHEREQAASALELARRERYPDVSVGVDYTRSQFVTSGDNRNTLGFGFSVPLPLFNQNQAQIAKADIALRQADNRLVRLRLDIAQEVQTTVAAYRAAQRLQQTFEGGYLDRAKITVDAAEASYRIGAASLIELLDAERTYTSTQTDYLDTVFAARSTLTHLEKAIGKDLDGN
- a CDS encoding efflux RND transporter permease subunit, which produces MLDRLLHYSLRNRLSAIVLAVTIAAGGYYSFRNLTVEAFPDPTDTQVQVITLFPGQPTEEVERRVSIPLERTLNGTPGLFRLRSISLFGMSFVTLTFGDGVDPTQARQRVLERVAQAELPEGIQPALGPQATPIGEVYRYTLDGSHTDPRTLRTLQDWVVRPQLLQVPGVADVVSYGGLVREIHVQPDPIRMAALGVGLSDVFDALKKSSRNATGGYVERGAETFVIRSLGILNDVSDIEQVRVAFHDGVPVAVRDIAIVSEGFAPRQGVVSRGSNEDAIEGIVLMRRGENPTVVLQALRERVADLNDRILPKDVHLNPFYDRTDLVNTTLKTVFRNLAEGAALVTIVLFLFTLSVRASLIVALVIPLSLATSFLYLYACGMSANLLSMGAVDFGIIVDGAVILVEHLFHRAATGELGSGETVANRIYEAAREVATPTLFALLIIIAAYLPIFSLQRVEGRIFAPMAHTVVSALLGALLVSFTLVPVLAYYALRRPRRHRESPLLVYARRLYDPVLNFAMSNPLPVLTLAIGSLLAAGILLPRLGSEFLPELNEGALYVTFTLPSNMSLSEGRRMVPRLKALLGRVPEVTECLSQLGRPEDGTDPTLPNNLEIFVKLKPLDQWRPGLHSLEDLVADAATQLQEVPGIEFNMSQPIRDNVSENISGQFGQIALKIYGDDLQTLQDAAERAKDAIAGVPGVADLGIVKSGELPQVAIRIDRQALARYDLDLADVQDYIETAMGGRLAAELWDGERRFDVTVRLPPATRQDASVIRKVMLPLKDGALIPLSAVADVQMGLGRAAITRENGRRYVGVRMNVRGRDLGSFVEEASAKVNAAVPLPPGYELTWGGEFENQQRAMARLRLVIPLALLITFLLLFSAFGSVWDATLILLNAPFALIGGVLGLALAQMTLSVAAAVGFIALLGQAVLNGVLVVAAIRARRREQTGTLYDAVVAGVHDRLRAVLMTALLASLGLLPAAFSHAIGSETQRPLAVVVVGGTISAAILTLIVLPVSYYWAARIRERFAPQPSEVGAEVMV
- a CDS encoding efflux RND transporter periplasmic adaptor subunit, which encodes MGSASTIGEPEGGRRRSPRTALVVAVGLSGVAIWLAASFARKPPPLAAQPSGISVTDDGIALTVDAPQWQVLKLGNPEVATDYWSDLVPARVRIDETHSYRVGAPIAGRVGSVLVDLGQRVKSGDPLLSVASPGIAELRAHKDRAAVDLEAAKAERARIQAMVTARALPTKELLTADQRFRKAEVAYHLEVAKLDSLKVSTRVDNEFLIAAPSDGVVVEKNVLPAQEVSPESGTSLIVIADLSTVWVVADLFEADAVDVREGAAARVISPSLPGGTIEGVVEMVSSVVDPVRHTIPVRLRVPNLDGRLRPNMYAQVRFTVAAHEGAVKVPMSAMVTDGAHQYVYVHDGHGHFTRREVTTGSARDGSVLVLAGLSGNEQIVEDGAILLDNASALAH
- a CDS encoding nitroreductase family protein, whose product is MDLKIVDQLLTTTRSVRKRLDFQRPVDLATLQRCLEIAMQAPTGSNSQGWHFLVITDAAKRQGLADLYRRAFDGYRQMSAASPQLQEGDPRRAQTLRIVDSASYLAEHLHEAPVMVVPCIEGRVENAGVLAQASIYGSILPAVWSLMLALRARGLGSAWTTLHLMFEQDAAALLNLPATMTQTALLPVAHFTGTDFKPAKRLPASNHIHWNGWEQRRGI